In Xylanibacter ruminicola 23, a single genomic region encodes these proteins:
- the ilvB gene encoding biosynthetic-type acetolactate synthase large subunit yields MMKDRITGAKALMRALKAEGVKTIFGYPGGSIMPTYDALFDYTRGEKKCFDHILVRHEQGATHAAEGYARVSGEVGVVLVTSGPGVTNTLTGIADAMMDSTPIVVIAGQVPTGALGTDFFQEVDLVGVSQPISKWSYQIRHAEDVAWAVSRAFYIARTGRPGPVVLDFTKNAQVEEIDWEPMKCDFIRSYVPYPKLDNEAVRKAAELINNAKKPLALVGQGVELGNAQKELQAFLEKADIPAGRTMLGLSALPSNHPLNVGMLGMHGNYAVNLKEQECDVLIAIGMRFSDRVTGNLKTYAKQAKIIHLDIDRSEIDKNVKTDVAVVADCKESLPAITALIEANDHQKWRDSFKELDAMEREKVIEPAIHPTEGPLKMGEVVNVVAEMSPDDTILVTDVGQNQLFATRYFKYHHKRSLCTSGGLGTMGYGLPAAIGATFADPNRTVCCFMGDGGFQMCIQELGTIMEQQKPVKMIVMNNHYLGNVRQWQDMFWMRRKSFTKMMNPNYELIAKGYGINYAAAVDRKDLPGLVKKMLTTDGPFLLECAILEEDNVLPMTPPGMDVDKMQLEI; encoded by the coding sequence ATTATGAAGGATAGAATAACAGGTGCAAAGGCGCTGATGAGGGCGTTGAAGGCCGAGGGTGTAAAAACCATTTTTGGTTATCCCGGCGGTTCGATCATGCCTACCTACGATGCGCTCTTTGATTATACACGAGGCGAAAAGAAATGTTTCGACCATATATTGGTGCGCCACGAACAAGGTGCAACCCATGCCGCTGAGGGCTATGCCCGCGTTAGTGGCGAGGTAGGTGTAGTTTTGGTAACCAGCGGCCCTGGTGTCACCAATACGTTAACAGGTATTGCCGATGCCATGATGGACTCTACACCTATTGTGGTGATTGCCGGTCAGGTGCCAACAGGCGCTCTGGGTACTGACTTCTTCCAGGAGGTAGATTTGGTTGGCGTATCGCAGCCTATCTCAAAGTGGAGCTACCAGATTCGTCATGCCGAAGATGTTGCCTGGGCTGTAAGTCGTGCTTTCTATATTGCCCGTACGGGTCGTCCTGGTCCTGTGGTACTCGATTTTACCAAGAACGCACAGGTAGAGGAGATCGACTGGGAGCCCATGAAGTGCGACTTCATTCGTTCGTATGTACCTTATCCAAAGCTGGATAACGAGGCTGTACGCAAGGCTGCCGAACTGATTAATAATGCCAAGAAACCTTTGGCTCTTGTTGGTCAGGGTGTAGAGCTGGGTAATGCACAGAAAGAGCTACAGGCATTCCTCGAAAAGGCTGATATCCCTGCTGGTCGTACCATGTTAGGCCTCTCGGCATTGCCATCAAATCATCCACTCAATGTGGGTATGCTGGGTATGCACGGTAACTATGCCGTGAACCTGAAGGAGCAGGAGTGCGATGTGCTGATTGCTATCGGTATGCGTTTCAGCGATCGCGTAACTGGTAATTTGAAAACCTACGCCAAACAGGCCAAGATTATTCACTTGGATATCGATCGTAGCGAGATAGATAAGAACGTAAAGACCGACGTAGCTGTAGTAGCTGATTGTAAGGAATCGTTACCTGCTATCACAGCGCTGATTGAGGCCAACGACCATCAGAAGTGGCGCGACTCGTTTAAGGAGTTAGACGCTATGGAGCGCGAAAAGGTCATCGAGCCCGCCATCCATCCAACCGAAGGTCCGCTGAAGATGGGCGAGGTAGTAAACGTGGTAGCCGAGATGTCTCCAGACGATACCATTCTTGTTACGGATGTTGGTCAGAACCAGCTGTTTGCAACCCGTTACTTTAAGTATCACCACAAGCGCAGTTTGTGTACCAGCGGTGGTTTAGGAACTATGGGCTACGGTCTGCCCGCAGCCATCGGTGCTACGTTTGCCGACCCTAACCGTACGGTATGCTGCTTTATGGGCGATGGCGGATTCCAGATGTGTATTCAGGAACTGGGCACCATCATGGAGCAGCAGAAGCCTGTAAAGATGATTGTGATGAACAATCACTACCTGGGTAACGTACGCCAGTGGCAGGATATGTTCTGGATGCGCCGTAAATCGTTCACCAAGATGATGAACCCTAACTACGAGCTCATTGCCAAAGGTTATGGTATTAACTATGCGGCAGCAGTCGATCGTAAGGATCTGCCCGGCCTTGTAAAGAAGATGCTTACTACCGATGGCCCATTCCTGCTGGAGTGCGCCATCCTCGAGGAGGATAATGTTCTGCCAATGACACCTC